The Candidatus Edwardsbacteria bacterium DNA segment GATCCGGGCATAGCCGTCATCCACCCGGTAATCGTCCCAGACAATGACAAAAGTGCCGTTGTCCCCGATGGCTATCGCTGGACTTTCCTGGGATGTACCATAGGCATCGGCCGCTTGGGCCGGGCCCAGGGGAAGGCCCTGCCGGCTGAAACGTTGAAGATAAATATTGTCGTATCCGGTCCGCCCATCCACCCAGACGCTTATTACGGTGCCGTCCTCCTGCATGGCGGCCGCGCCGTAGTTTCGCCCATAGTTGAACGGCAGGCTGTCGGTGTTGATCCTGAATTCCGGCGCCACCACGCCTTTTACCGCCGGGGCGGCAATGGCCGGGCTGCCCTTGGCCGTCCGGGCCGGCCGCTGGGGCCGTTCCGGCCTTTGGTACCGGGCCGGAGGCACATTCTTTTTGTGGCTGTCCCTTTTGCCGGACTGCTGCGTTATGACCGGGGCTTGGTTTTGGTAACCGGGGATGTTGGCCAGTTTCGGGCCGGCCGGCTGTTTTGGCGGCACCGGAACTGCCGGCGACTGGGCGGCCAATGCTGCCAGTGCCAGGAGGGTGGCCCACCTGAGATGTCTCATTCGGTTGCTCCTTGGTTGTATTACGGTTTTGGTTTATTTTGGTTTTTTATTGTTTGCAGTATCAATGTCCGGTAATTTTATCTTACAAACGGGTTTAAGTCAAGGGTGCGAAGCGTCCACTCTAATGCATCCTGTCGGCCCGGATTTAAAAGAAAACAGGGCCGCCCCAAAGGGGCGGCCCTTTGTGGATATTAGATATTTACCTGACAATCATCAGCTTCCTGGTGGAAACAAAGTCTCCAGCTTTAAGCTGGTAGAGATATACCCCGTTGGGCAGGGCCTTGTCGTTCCAGCTGATCTGGTGATACCCGGCCGGCTGGGCGCCCTGGTCGAATTTCTTGACCGTCTGGCCCACCACGTTGTACACCGTCAGGCTGACCTTGGATTCTTTCGGCAGCTGGTACTTGAATACAGCCTGTCCTCTTGAGGGATTGGGATAGGCCTGACCCAAAGCATAAACCTTTGGAATCGAACCGGCCGGCCGGCCGGCCACGCCGGTCAGGTTGTACAACCAAACCGTCCTCGACACGCTTTGAACCCAATTGAAATCGTGAGCATGATCCCGGGCGCTGACCGAATAAGAAACTATCAGGCTGTCTCCCGCGGTCAGCACCTGGGCCGGGATGCTGGCGGCAAAGGTATCGGCCGTGGTCCTGTTCATGGCCACGCTGTCCCCGTCGTAATGCAGAAAGGCCGAAGAAATGCCGGAGAAATCCCGGAGGACCGCTTTCACCGGGTAGGGCCCGTAGCCGCCGATGGAATCCGCGTCATCCGGCAGGCTGTCCCACCAGGCGATGGTGGGCGGAACATTGTCCAGGTAATAGATGGGGTAGGTCAGCAGGTTGCCGGTCATGGCCGTGCCCAGTCCCAGGTTGTTGGTGGTGCCGCTTTGCGACAAGGGAACGATGTTGAGGTAATTCAGGCCCCACAGCAGCGAATCGCTGCTCCAGGCATAGGTCCAGTCGACCGTCTTGCCGGATCCGTTCACCAAAGCCTGGTGCCAGGTCTCCTGCCCGGTCATCCATTTATCCAGCACATGGTCCAGGGTGATCCAGTTGGGCGGCCAGTTCACCGAGGCCGTGCCGGTGATATATGGCCGGTGGACATAGCTGCGGTGGTTGGTGCTGCTGTCGACGACTGCCGTTATGCCGGTGTCCCACTCCCGAACCGCATCGATCACCGTCACGCTGCTGCCGCCGTTGTTCACCACGTAGATCCTGTTGCTTGCCGGGTTCACCGCCAGGTCGCAGGGGGCCGGGCCGGCGGCTATGGCGCAGGTCATATTGGTGGCCCCGTCGATCACCGTCAGGCTGTCGTTGCCGGCGTTGGCCACGAAGATCATGTTGCTTACCGGGTTCACCGCCACGTCATAGGGCGATGGTCCGGTGGCCACCGTCGTGGTTCCGTTGGTGGCCCCGTCGATCACCGTGACGCTGGCGCTGCCTTCGTTGGCTACGTAGATCCTGTTGGTCAGCGGATTGACCACCACCGCCCGGGGTTTGGCGCCCACGATCACTGTAGCGGTGTCGTTGCCGGGACCGCTGATCACCGTCATGCTGGAGTCGTTGTAGTTGGCCACGTAAGCCTTGTTGGTCATCTGGTTCACCGCCACCGCCCGGGGATTGGCGCCCGCCCATACGGTGGCCGTGCCGTTGGTGGCTCCGTCGATCACCGTCACGTTGGCATTGCCGTAGTTGGCCACATATATCTTGTTGGTGGCCGGATTGACCGCCAGGGCGAAGGGGCCCGAGCCGGTGGCCACGGTGGCGGTGTCGTTGGTGGCCCCGTCTATCACCGTCACGCTGGAGTTGTTGCCGTTGGCCACGTAGACTTTATTTGTCACCGGGTTCACCGCCACCGCCCGGGGGGTGGTCCGGGTGGGCACCGTGATGGTTCCGCCGCTGGCTCCGTCGATCACCGTGACATTGTTGTCGTAGTAGTTCGCCACGTATGCCTTGTTGCTTACCGGGTTGACCGCCACCGCCCAGGGGGTGTCCCCGGCCGCCACCAGCGTGGTGTCGCCGGTGGCCCCGTCGATCACCGTGACGTTGTCGCTGTTGGTGTTGGTCACGTAGACTTTATTAGTTACCGGGTTCAGCGCCGCATCATTGGGGATGGAGGGGAAGGTTCCCGAGGCCACGGTGGCCGTGGCGTAATGGCCGCCGTCTATCACGGTCATGTTGTCGCCCATATGATTGATGCTGTAGATCTTATTGGTGGCCGGGTTGACCACGATGGCCTGGGGCCAGGTAAGGTTACCGGTGGAGATGTTGGTTATGGCATGGGTGACCCCGTCGATCACCGTCACGCTGTCGCCGGTGTCGTTGGCGGTGTAGATCTTGTTGGTGACCGGATTCACCGCTATGGCCTGGGGAGACGACCCCAGGGCCACTCTGGTCTTGGCGTGGGTGGCCCCGTCGATGACAGTTACGCTGTTGTCATTATAGTTGGCCGCGTAGATCTTGTTGGTCACCGGATTCACCGCCAGGGCTTGGCCTTCGCCATCCAATAACACGGTGCTGGTGTCGCTATGGTTGTCCCCGGCCACCATCACCAGACGGCCGTCGCCCCTGGTGGCATAGACCTTGTCGGTGGAGGGGTTAACCGCCACCGCAAAGGTGTAGGTTCCGCTGGGAGCTATGTTGATATTCTCCGTCCAATTATCAATACCGGACAACTCGGTCAGGTAATGGCTGCCGGCGTTGGCCACGTAGATCATGTCGGTCACTGTGTTGACGGCTATGGCGTAGGGCACGTCCCTTCCGGTCACATTCACCGCGGAATTATCGCTCCCGTCGATCACCGTGATGTTGGCGCTGCCCTCGTTTGCCACGTAGATCTTGTTGGTCATGGGATTCACCGCTATGGCCCGGGGATTGGTTCCGGTCGCCACGGTGGCGGTGGCATGGGTGGCCCCGTCGATCACCGTTACGCTGTTGTCGTCATAGTTGGCCGTGTAGATCTTGTTGGTATAAGGGTTGACCGCCAGGGCTATGGGGTACTGGCCCACCCTCACTCTGGTCGCAGACAGGGTGGCCCCGTCTATTATGGTGACGCTGTCGGCGTACCGGTTGGCCACGTAGATCTTGTTGGTGACCGGGTTCACCGCACCGGCCACCGGCCAGGAGCCGGCTTTTATGGTGGCGGTGGCCCAGTCGGCCCGGCAGGTCGCCGCACCGCCCAGAAGCGTTGCCAGCAAGGCTAAAAACGGGATGATTATTTTTTTCATATCTATTCCTTGTGAATTATGTTTTCAGGGAAAGCGCCATCAGTTTTTGATGATCCATTGTGAACATTTATGTTATCTTAAAACCACCCTAAATGCAAGATGAATTTCATTATGCCAGATAAAAGGGGCCGCCCCTTTGGGGCGGCCCCTTGGCGGATAGATCAATTTGTCCTTGGATCTGAGATCGATTCATACCATCACCTGAACTCCGGGCTGATCAGGAAGAACAGCAGGCCCAGGGCCGCCAGCACATACATGGCCGGGGCTATGGTCCTGGCCCGGCCGGTCAGGGCCTTGATCAGGACGTAGGATAGGAAGCCCAGGGTGATCCCGTTGGAGATGCTGTAGGTGAAGGGCATGGCGGCGATGGTGATGAAGGCCGGCACCGCCTCGGAGTAGTCGCTGAAATCTATCTTCAGCACCGGCTCCATCATCATGATGCCCACTATGATCAGGGCCGGGGCCACCGCCGCCGCCGGGACCAGGCCCACCAGCGGAGCCGCGGCCATGGCCGCCAGAAACAGCAGCCCGGTGACCACTGAGGTCAGCCCGGTCCTTCCGCCCTCCTCCACCCCGGCCGCGCTCTCGATGAACGAGGTCACGGTGGAGGTTCCGGCCAGGGCCCCCACGACCGGGCCCAGGGAATCGGCCAGCAGCACCCGTCCCACCCGGGGGATCTTGCCCTGGTCGTCCAGGAACTTCGCCTTGACCGACACCCCGATGATGGTCCCGGCCGTGTCGAAGAAGTCCACGAACAGCAGGGTGAAGATCAGGGCGGCGAACTGCCAGCGCAGGGCGCCCAGGATGTCCAGCTGGAAAAAGGTGGGGCTAAGCGAGGGGGCCAGCAGGCTAAGCCCGGCTCCGTCGGGCCGGAAGGCGGGGATGAGGCCGAGAAGCGTGCCCGCCGCGATCCCGATCAGGATGGCCCCCTTGACCTTCCTGGTCAGCAGGATGGTGGTGATGATGATCCCGACCGAGGCCAGCAGCACCTGGGGCCAGACCTGGGGGCTGGCGAAGCGGGAGATGGTGACGAAGGTGGCCGGATGCGGGGCGATGATGCCGGCGTTGGCGAAGCCGATGAAGGTCAGGAACAGGCCGATCCCGGCGCTGATGGCGCATTTCAGGGAAAAGGGGATGGCGTCTATCACGATCTCGCGCAGCTTGGTCATGGTGACCAGCAGGATGATCACCCCCTCGATGAAGAAGAAACCCAGCCCGATCCGC contains these protein-coding regions:
- a CDS encoding T9SS type A sorting domain-containing protein encodes the protein MKKIIIPFLALLATLLGGAATCRADWATATIKAGSWPVAGAVNPVTNKIYVANRYADSVTIIDGATLSATRVRVGQYPIALAVNPYTNKIYTANYDDNSVTVIDGATHATATVATGTNPRAIAVNPMTNKIYVANEGSANITVIDGSDNSAVNVTGRDVPYAIAVNTVTDMIYVANAGSHYLTELSGIDNWTENINIAPSGTYTFAVAVNPSTDKVYATRGDGRLVMVAGDNHSDTSTVLLDGEGQALAVNPVTNKIYAANYNDNSVTVIDGATHAKTRVALGSSPQAIAVNPVTNKIYTANDTGDSVTVIDGVTHAITNISTGNLTWPQAIVVNPATNKIYSINHMGDNMTVIDGGHYATATVASGTFPSIPNDAALNPVTNKVYVTNTNSDNVTVIDGATGDTTLVAAGDTPWAVAVNPVSNKAYVANYYDNNVTVIDGASGGTITVPTRTTPRAVAVNPVTNKVYVANGNNSSVTVIDGATNDTATVATGSGPFALAVNPATNKIYVANYGNANVTVIDGATNGTATVWAGANPRAVAVNQMTNKAYVANYNDSSMTVISGPGNDTATVIVGAKPRAVVVNPLTNRIYVANEGSASVTVIDGATNGTTTVATGPSPYDVAVNPVSNMIFVANAGNDSLTVIDGATNMTCAIAAGPAPCDLAVNPASNRIYVVNNGGSSVTVIDAVREWDTGITAVVDSSTNHRSYVHRPYITGTASVNWPPNWITLDHVLDKWMTGQETWHQALVNGSGKTVDWTYAWSSDSLLWGLNYLNIVPLSQSGTTNNLGLGTAMTGNLLTYPIYYLDNVPPTIAWWDSLPDDADSIGGYGPYPVKAVLRDFSGISSAFLHYDGDSVAMNRTTADTFAASIPAQVLTAGDSLIVSYSVSARDHAHDFNWVQSVSRTVWLYNLTGVAGRPAGSIPKVYALGQAYPNPSRGQAVFKYQLPKESKVSLTVYNVVGQTVKKFDQGAQPAGYHQISWNDKALPNGVYLYQLKAGDFVSTRKLMIVR
- a CDS encoding NCS2 family permease, yielding MTLLDRLFKLKENRTNVRTEILAGITTFMAMSYIIAANPMILAAAGMDKGAVTLATCLASGLITIAMGLLSNYPIALAPGMGINAYFAYGICAGMGIDWRIGLGFFFIEGVIILLVTMTKLREIVIDAIPFSLKCAISAGIGLFLTFIGFANAGIIAPHPATFVTISRFASPQVWPQVLLASVGIIITTILLTRKVKGAILIGIAAGTLLGLIPAFRPDGAGLSLLAPSLSPTFFQLDILGALRWQFAALIFTLLFVDFFDTAGTIIGVSVKAKFLDDQGKIPRVGRVLLADSLGPVVGALAGTSTVTSFIESAAGVEEGGRTGLTSVVTGLLFLAAMAAAPLVGLVPAAAVAPALIIVGIMMMEPVLKIDFSDYSEAVPAFITIAAMPFTYSISNGITLGFLSYVLIKALTGRARTIAPAMYVLAALGLLFFLISPEFR